The following coding sequences lie in one Brevibacterium marinum genomic window:
- a CDS encoding sugar transferase translates to MADYRRVKRVLDCVAAALGLCLLAVPIAVIALLVLVFHGAPVIFTQERVTEGGKVFLLRKFRSMRVFAPGRGWTNDDSRLTGFGRVLRGSSLDELPELWNVLVGDMSIIGPRPLTTDYLQLYTPQQARRHEVRGGLSGLAQVSGRNALSWDDKFDLDVDYVDSLSLLTDLRILVLTARAVLSRHGVEVDEGTTTETFGGSLRSTSVVFDTVSRSREISVWQARTLDGDDIGACEMVRVDDLHQLIRFKPVAGTVGGPAAEPVAGTVGSGHSSDRRSVEVLRLLVNRARGANADFALCRLPSVGDLGAIYAEAGFREVPTDDEPSVTAAVSKRPGLKLAEDGYLCCDLYPTSAEARGAS, encoded by the coding sequence ATGGCTGACTATCGGCGGGTCAAACGCGTACTCGATTGTGTCGCGGCGGCGCTCGGGCTGTGTCTGCTCGCGGTGCCGATCGCGGTGATCGCACTCCTGGTCCTCGTCTTCCACGGTGCTCCTGTGATATTCACCCAGGAGAGGGTGACCGAAGGCGGGAAGGTCTTCCTCCTGCGCAAGTTCCGCAGCATGCGAGTCTTCGCCCCTGGGCGGGGATGGACGAACGACGACTCCCGGCTGACTGGATTCGGTCGCGTGCTCAGGGGCTCCAGCCTCGATGAGCTGCCGGAGCTGTGGAACGTGCTCGTCGGTGACATGAGCATCATCGGCCCCCGCCCCCTGACGACCGACTATCTGCAGCTCTACACGCCCCAACAGGCGCGCCGTCATGAGGTTCGCGGCGGACTGAGCGGTCTGGCCCAGGTCAGTGGGCGCAATGCTCTGTCGTGGGACGACAAGTTCGACCTCGATGTCGACTACGTCGATTCGCTGTCCCTGCTGACAGATCTGCGGATCCTGGTGCTCACGGCTCGGGCGGTGCTCAGCCGGCACGGGGTCGAAGTCGATGAAGGCACGACGACCGAGACCTTCGGCGGCAGTCTGCGTTCGACGTCGGTCGTGTTCGACACCGTGTCGAGGTCTCGGGAGATCAGCGTCTGGCAGGCCAGAACCCTCGACGGAGATGACATCGGCGCCTGCGAGATGGTCAGGGTCGACGACCTCCATCAGCTGATCCGATTCAAACCGGTGGCAGGGACGGTAGGCGGACCGGCGGCTGAACCGGTGGCAGGGACGGTCGGCAGCGGACACTCGTCGGATCGACGGAGTGTTGAGGTGCTGAGGCTCCTCGTCAACCGCGCTCGAGGAGCGAACGCCGATTTCGCGCTCTGCCGACTGCCTTCGGTCGGCGACCTCGGCGCGATATACGCCGAGGCGGGATTCCGAGAGGTGCCGACCGACGACGAACCCTCGGTGACCGCAGCAGTCTCGAAGCGACCCGGACTGAAACTCGCCGAAGACGGGTATCTCTGCTGCGATCTGTATCCGACGAGCGCAGAGGCCAGGGGCGCATCATGA
- a CDS encoding DegT/DnrJ/EryC1/StrS family aminotransferase: MTISKDASAPSRERVPLSTPDVGPLEEEFLLRAFRSGWIAPTGPDLRAFETELAATAGVKHAVGLASGTAALHLGLQGLGVEPGDRVLTSTMTFAATANAITYCGAEPVFIDCRRDGNLDPGLLHEHLRESGRRGRLPAAIVPVDLLGRPADYDRILPIAAEFEVPVFIDAAESLGSSHAGRPVPSLGHGAAVSFNGNKIMTTSGGGALLTDDPRLAEYAAYLSSQAREPVAHYEHTEIGFNYRLSNLLAALGRAQLRRLDDMIERRRAIRSQYVDRLASHDGVSLFGSDNVHRDNAWLTAVLIDEDRSGFTAAQLGDWLANRDIETRSLWKPMHLQPVFEDAETVGGAVAEELFATGLTLPSGSALSTAQIVRVFDAIDDFLCGGPQA, from the coding sequence ATGACGATCTCGAAAGACGCATCAGCGCCTTCACGGGAGCGCGTTCCGCTGTCGACTCCGGACGTGGGCCCTCTTGAGGAGGAATTCCTGCTCAGGGCCTTTCGCAGCGGTTGGATCGCGCCGACGGGACCAGACCTCAGAGCCTTCGAAACGGAGCTGGCTGCCACAGCAGGAGTCAAGCACGCTGTCGGACTCGCCTCGGGTACCGCAGCCCTGCATCTGGGGCTGCAGGGACTCGGCGTCGAACCCGGAGACCGGGTGCTGACATCGACCATGACCTTCGCAGCAACGGCGAATGCGATCACCTACTGCGGAGCTGAGCCCGTCTTCATCGACTGCCGGCGTGACGGAAACCTCGATCCGGGACTTCTGCATGAGCACCTCAGGGAATCCGGTCGCAGAGGCCGGCTGCCAGCGGCGATCGTCCCCGTCGACCTCCTCGGACGACCAGCCGACTACGACCGGATCCTGCCGATCGCAGCGGAGTTCGAAGTGCCGGTGTTCATCGACGCCGCCGAATCACTCGGATCCTCCCATGCAGGCAGACCGGTGCCCAGCCTCGGCCACGGTGCCGCCGTGTCCTTCAACGGCAATAAGATCATGACCACCTCGGGCGGCGGAGCACTGCTGACCGATGATCCGCGACTGGCCGAATACGCTGCGTATCTGTCCAGTCAGGCGAGGGAGCCGGTGGCACACTACGAACACACGGAGATCGGATTCAACTATCGGCTGAGCAATCTTCTCGCCGCTCTCGGCAGAGCCCAGCTGCGGCGTCTCGATGACATGATCGAGCGACGTCGGGCGATCCGGTCTCAGTATGTCGACCGACTCGCGTCGCACGATGGGGTCAGTCTCTTCGGATCCGACAACGTCCATCGGGACAACGCCTGGCTGACCGCGGTCCTCATCGATGAGGACCGGTCGGGTTTCACTGCGGCGCAATTGGGGGACTGGCTGGCAAATCGCGATATCGAGACGCGGTCGCTGTGGAAGCCCATGCATCTCCAGCCGGTCTTCGAAGATGCCGAGACGGTCGGCGGTGCGGTGGCCGAGGAACTCTTCGCCACGGGACTGACCCTTCCCAGCGGTTCGGCTCTCAGCACGGCTCAGATCGTTCGTGTCTTCGACGCGATCGATGATTTCCTCTGCGGAGGTCCGCAGGCATGA
- a CDS encoding polysaccharide biosynthesis tyrosine autokinase: MKLKEFLLLLRRHAALLVIAAVLGGLGGFAAHTLVPTTYTARTELFVSVATSGDPYELQMGSSFIQERIQTYVDMAQTGPVLRPVIDDLDLDTTPGELAGHVAAYSDPRTVLISVEATEATPVQAASVSRGVADSLVDAIEAVEDPTGDETSRIRMTVSNPPTPPLEPDGPAAWIYVAIGVFVGLAIGLGLALLRAALDNKLRSREDLEGLTSASVLASIPDDPNIGDHPLISDLSLDDPRGEAFRRLRTNLGFAQVDDTNSAILVTSAQAQEGKSSTSINLAIALAQAGKRVALVDVDLRQPTVAKKTGLENSAGLTTALLGAVDVDDLLQPWGQDELYILTAGVMPPNPAELLDSRAMSALVARLTGEFDVVILDGPPLLPVSDGLALAKIVGRVLLIAGVGRVRLTDLQESLRCLEVLSAPISLILNRVPRSGIEMSGYYLPYASRAKDVGAEYDDDQHPGSGTEPDEGGRSPQTRTGRSGNKAVRRTHRNRSARGSSPNTPAPKARDAFAGEIWRSTGGPRAHIWPGRFGEGLLGRSSADEGGAAAGGTLQDGSEESVPEAEALVHGRRQS; the protein is encoded by the coding sequence ATGAAGCTTAAGGAATTTCTGCTCTTGCTGCGGCGCCACGCGGCTCTGCTCGTCATAGCCGCGGTGCTCGGCGGGCTCGGCGGCTTTGCGGCGCATACGCTCGTGCCGACGACGTATACGGCACGCACCGAGCTGTTCGTCTCGGTGGCGACCTCGGGCGATCCCTACGAACTGCAGATGGGGTCGAGCTTCATCCAGGAACGGATACAGACCTATGTCGATATGGCCCAGACTGGGCCGGTGCTGCGTCCCGTCATCGACGATCTCGATCTCGACACGACTCCCGGAGAGCTTGCCGGACACGTTGCGGCGTACAGCGACCCTCGGACCGTCCTCATCTCGGTGGAAGCCACCGAGGCGACACCGGTCCAGGCGGCGAGCGTCTCACGCGGGGTCGCCGACAGCCTGGTCGATGCCATTGAGGCCGTGGAGGATCCGACAGGGGATGAAACCAGCAGAATACGCATGACAGTGTCCAACCCGCCGACTCCACCCCTCGAACCGGACGGACCCGCCGCGTGGATCTACGTTGCCATCGGTGTGTTCGTCGGTCTTGCCATCGGACTCGGGCTCGCGCTGCTCAGGGCGGCTCTGGACAACAAACTGCGCAGCCGCGAGGATCTCGAAGGACTGACCTCCGCATCTGTACTGGCCTCGATCCCTGATGATCCGAACATCGGCGATCACCCTCTCATCTCCGACCTGTCACTTGATGACCCACGTGGTGAGGCATTTCGACGCCTGAGGACGAACCTGGGATTCGCGCAGGTCGACGATACGAATTCGGCGATTCTCGTCACCTCCGCCCAAGCTCAGGAGGGAAAGTCCTCGACGAGCATCAATCTCGCAATCGCTCTCGCACAGGCGGGCAAACGGGTCGCACTCGTCGATGTCGATCTCAGACAGCCGACGGTCGCCAAGAAGACAGGGCTGGAGAATTCGGCGGGACTGACGACAGCACTGCTCGGAGCCGTCGATGTGGACGATCTGCTGCAGCCATGGGGGCAGGACGAGCTCTACATCCTCACTGCTGGAGTGATGCCGCCGAATCCGGCAGAACTCCTCGATTCGCGTGCGATGAGCGCATTGGTTGCTCGGCTGACCGGCGAATTCGACGTCGTCATCCTCGACGGACCACCGCTGTTGCCGGTCTCGGACGGTCTCGCCTTGGCGAAGATCGTCGGACGTGTCCTTCTCATCGCCGGAGTCGGGCGCGTTCGGCTCACAGACCTCCAGGAGTCGCTGAGATGCCTGGAAGTCCTCAGCGCTCCGATCAGCCTCATCCTCAACAGGGTGCCGCGATCGGGCATCGAGATGAGTGGCTACTATCTGCCCTACGCGTCGAGGGCAAAGGATGTCGGCGCCGAGTACGACGATGATCAACATCCTGGATCCGGAACCGAGCCGGATGAGGGAGGACGGTCCCCGCAGACGCGAACCGGAAGGTCAGGGAACAAGGCCGTGAGGCGGACGCACCGCAATCGAAGCGCCCGAGGGTCGTCGCCGAACACTCCTGCCCCAAAGGCGCGCGACGCCTTCGCCGGGGAAATCTGGAGGTCCACCGGTGGGCCGCGGGCACACATTTGGCCCGGGCGATTCGGCGAAGGACTGCTCGGCCGTTCGTCCGCGGATGAGGGCGGCGCAGCCGCGGGCGGCACACTCCAGGACGGCAGCGAGGAATCGGTGCCCGAGGCCGAAGCCCTGGTCCACGGTCGGAGGCAATCATGA
- a CDS encoding glycosyltransferase — translation MRIGLLASMGHMIDSFFTGFITSWESAGHTVSVAAGTPVDDGRSVEIDGLTRRPGPGILRAGQGLRRWVDEQRLDVVVTNSATASSIVRMSRVSAPVVYFCHGLHWNSGRHADERLWQFVEAALLSRTAGVITINADDLAWFAARLDDRRVLNLPAGVGLDLAAYPPSPVPSRRALSVQELRLLWVGEFSPRKRPGLALDLALRLRDAGIPFTLRMLGQGDLLTSTRARIRDLSLESQVEAPGRGDAAAELASSHSLIHTATWEGLPRVMLESLAVGRRAYAFDVKGVRDIPHAVLSPDADTTALADRIAADWVSGALLQPPGFDRETLDVSHSAERIRRFLEDVVVGPQFITARGDRARQSPPGLTSESQNGTP, via the coding sequence ATGAGAATCGGGCTGCTGGCCAGCATGGGACACATGATCGACTCGTTCTTCACCGGTTTCATCACCTCGTGGGAATCGGCTGGGCATACGGTCTCCGTCGCTGCGGGGACTCCCGTCGATGACGGGCGCAGTGTCGAAATCGACGGTCTGACTCGTCGTCCCGGACCCGGGATCCTCCGCGCCGGTCAGGGACTGAGACGCTGGGTGGACGAGCAGCGTCTGGACGTCGTCGTGACCAATTCGGCGACGGCCTCGAGCATCGTGCGGATGAGTCGGGTCAGCGCCCCTGTCGTCTATTTCTGCCATGGGCTGCATTGGAATTCCGGACGGCACGCGGACGAACGACTGTGGCAGTTCGTGGAGGCCGCCCTGCTGTCCCGCACAGCAGGGGTGATCACGATCAATGCCGACGATCTTGCCTGGTTCGCAGCACGACTGGACGACCGCCGCGTCCTGAACCTGCCGGCGGGTGTCGGGCTCGATCTTGCAGCCTATCCGCCGTCGCCGGTGCCTTCCCGACGGGCGCTCTCAGTGCAGGAGCTCCGTCTCCTGTGGGTCGGAGAGTTCAGTCCGCGGAAGCGACCTGGGCTGGCACTCGACCTCGCACTCAGACTGAGGGACGCGGGGATCCCGTTCACGCTCCGAATGCTCGGTCAGGGCGACTTGCTCACGAGCACGAGAGCACGCATCCGTGACCTCAGCCTCGAATCACAGGTTGAGGCCCCGGGGCGAGGAGATGCCGCCGCAGAGTTGGCCTCATCGCATTCGCTCATCCACACTGCGACCTGGGAGGGCCTGCCACGAGTCATGCTCGAGTCGCTTGCCGTCGGTCGGCGGGCATACGCCTTCGACGTCAAAGGTGTGCGGGACATTCCCCATGCAGTCCTGAGCCCTGACGCAGACACCACAGCCTTGGCGGACCGCATCGCGGCGGACTGGGTATCCGGAGCACTGCTCCAGCCTCCGGGATTCGACCGGGAGACGCTCGACGTCTCTCACTCGGCAGAGCGCATCCGTCGGTTTCTCGAAGACGTGGTCGTGGGACCGCAATTCATCACGGCTCGAGGAGATCGAGCCCGGCAGTCCCCTCCTGGGCTCACCTCGGAATCACAGAATGGGACACCATGA
- a CDS encoding glycosyltransferase family 2 protein, which translates to MSPVLVSVIIPVFDGEDTISDCLRSVTSQTHLPLEIIVVDDGSHDATADIVRRLAAEDGRIDLIVQDNQGVSAARNRGLAAASGEWVMFVDADDAFADPVLVEAVVRAGDGTDLDGGGTGLGGDGAGLDWEGTDLDGEGAGPTGEGADLVGKRVDLVGYGVRRRAGAGAAGLRTSEEPRSVEAMIREAQDTVLDTESIAGMVLDESANAVWDKAYRRSLITNEGCSFPEGIRMGEDLLFNVACLSGADRVRILPIDGYLYRCDNADSATRRYLPDKFADLMYVNDELRKWAATSGAPELVAAAEYIRAKNVLSCMQDLHHHDCDLPRRDRLRTARRYRTRVPAVDASGLGGRRRMLCLAYNAIGVLPMFHLARLTGALR; encoded by the coding sequence ATGAGTCCCGTGCTCGTATCGGTCATCATCCCGGTCTTCGACGGTGAGGACACGATCTCGGATTGTCTGCGTTCGGTGACCTCGCAGACGCACCTCCCCCTCGAGATCATTGTCGTCGACGACGGGTCACACGATGCGACAGCAGACATCGTTCGCCGCCTCGCCGCCGAGGACGGGCGCATCGATCTCATCGTTCAGGACAATCAGGGGGTCTCGGCGGCGAGGAACCGCGGTCTCGCCGCCGCTTCAGGGGAGTGGGTGATGTTCGTCGACGCCGACGACGCATTCGCAGATCCGGTGCTCGTCGAAGCAGTCGTGCGCGCCGGGGACGGAACGGATCTCGACGGGGGCGGAACGGGCCTCGGCGGGGACGGAGCGGGCCTCGACTGGGAAGGAACGGACCTCGACGGCGAAGGAGCGGGCCCCACCGGCGAAGGAGCGGATCTCGTCGGAAAACGAGTGGATCTCGTCGGCTACGGTGTCCGCAGGCGGGCAGGGGCGGGCGCTGCAGGACTGCGCACCTCGGAGGAGCCCCGTTCCGTGGAAGCGATGATACGAGAAGCTCAGGACACAGTGCTGGACACGGAATCGATCGCCGGCATGGTCCTCGACGAAAGCGCGAACGCGGTGTGGGACAAGGCCTACCGTCGTTCGCTGATCACGAACGAGGGGTGCTCCTTCCCCGAAGGAATCAGGATGGGCGAGGACCTGCTGTTCAATGTGGCGTGCCTGAGCGGCGCGGACCGTGTCCGGATCCTGCCGATCGACGGCTATCTCTACCGCTGTGACAACGCAGACTCCGCGACCAGACGGTATCTGCCGGACAAGTTCGCAGATCTCATGTATGTCAACGATGAGCTCAGGAAATGGGCTGCGACGAGCGGAGCCCCTGAGCTTGTGGCCGCTGCCGAGTACATCAGAGCAAAGAATGTGCTCTCGTGCATGCAGGATCTTCATCACCACGACTGTGACCTTCCGCGTCGTGACCGGCTCCGCACGGCTCGGCGTTACAGAACGAGGGTTCCCGCTGTGGACGCCAGCGGACTGGGCGGTCGCAGGCGAATGCTCTGCCTGGCGTACAACGCCATCGGCGTCCTCCCGATGTTCCACCTGGCAAGGCTGACAGGGGCGCTGAGATGA
- a CDS encoding low molecular weight phosphatase family protein codes for MSGRWDVTDPEFRILLVCTGNICRSPLAEYLLRDGLDEVAPGQFRVTSAGTGAWDGGPAAVQVRRFAEQRDVSLSDFASTRLGPEHIEDADLVLTMERSHRSAVVQLAPAALRRTFTLREFARILPLVPPESRTQPAQRWHSLAALTQRYRRPAPDSQTADDVIDPYGRSDAVYTEMFDQMVPALDSLISWERRFSADAT; via the coding sequence ATGAGCGGCCGGTGGGATGTCACCGACCCCGAATTTCGAATCCTTCTGGTCTGCACCGGCAATATCTGTCGATCTCCTCTTGCCGAATATCTCCTGCGGGACGGCCTCGACGAAGTCGCTCCAGGGCAGTTTCGGGTCACGAGCGCGGGAACCGGGGCCTGGGACGGAGGTCCTGCCGCCGTGCAGGTCCGACGTTTCGCCGAACAGCGAGACGTGTCCCTCTCGGACTTCGCTTCCACAAGGCTGGGGCCCGAGCACATCGAGGACGCTGATCTCGTGCTGACGATGGAACGCTCGCACCGGAGCGCGGTCGTGCAGTTGGCTCCTGCGGCCCTGAGGCGAACCTTCACCCTTCGAGAGTTCGCTCGGATCCTGCCGCTGGTTCCCCCCGAGTCCAGGACCCAGCCTGCGCAGCGATGGCATTCGCTCGCGGCCCTGACCCAACGCTATCGTCGCCCGGCACCGGACTCGCAGACGGCCGACGACGTCATCGATCCCTATGGCCGTTCGGATGCCGTGTACACGGAGATGTTCGACCAGATGGTGCCGGCGCTCGATTCGCTGATCAGCTGGGAACGCCGATTCAGCGCGGATGCGACGTGA
- a CDS encoding EpsG family protein, whose translation MRRELMITAWFVLVTVWVLAFTALGQLRYVRHWSNAVFPLASLICINTYVAAQGNFDIIDKSRYALEFESLSFAPFGEVFDSFVTEGREPAFLLFNWTIGLFTHDARVFFMIAAAACSLMLAITLWVMLGTGWQTTVVFYLTFCFGFFTNYSSFLLRQGLSISFLLLAAALVFRRAKVRWVVLLLLIGLLFHWSAAVAAILILALRLFRLRLSILLAVWCLLTVTYLTGSNETLAGPLGNVFSDIETYSDPEVIVEYTGGTNRLDFWVMSAVPVIFGYVAVKKLTFLPDWYSTLVKAYVLLNCYYIALGFLYFGDRLAVYSWSLTPLVMAVPFLGYEGRGQMLLKPGLVIGLLIWAAYFGTFENFSIR comes from the coding sequence ATGCGACGTGAGCTCATGATCACCGCATGGTTCGTGCTCGTCACCGTCTGGGTCCTGGCATTCACGGCTCTGGGGCAGTTGCGCTATGTCAGGCATTGGAGCAACGCGGTGTTCCCCCTCGCCTCCTTGATCTGCATCAACACCTATGTTGCCGCTCAGGGCAATTTCGACATCATCGACAAGTCTCGGTACGCCTTGGAGTTCGAGTCGCTGAGCTTCGCGCCCTTCGGCGAAGTGTTCGACAGCTTCGTCACCGAGGGACGTGAACCCGCGTTTCTGCTGTTCAACTGGACGATCGGGCTATTCACCCACGACGCTCGCGTATTCTTCATGATCGCGGCAGCAGCGTGCAGCCTGATGCTCGCCATCACCCTGTGGGTGATGCTCGGGACCGGGTGGCAGACGACCGTCGTGTTCTACCTGACCTTCTGCTTCGGGTTCTTCACGAACTATTCGAGCTTCCTGCTTCGACAGGGGCTGTCGATCTCGTTCCTGTTGCTTGCAGCGGCGCTGGTCTTCAGACGGGCCAAGGTCCGGTGGGTGGTCCTTCTCCTGCTCATCGGCCTCCTCTTCCACTGGTCGGCGGCCGTGGCGGCAATCCTCATCCTCGCGCTCCGCCTGTTCCGCCTGCGACTGAGCATCCTCCTGGCCGTCTGGTGCCTGTTGACGGTGACCTATCTGACCGGGTCGAACGAAACGCTGGCGGGCCCGCTGGGGAACGTATTCAGCGACATCGAGACCTACTCCGACCCCGAAGTGATCGTGGAGTACACCGGCGGGACGAATCGACTCGACTTCTGGGTGATGAGTGCGGTGCCGGTGATCTTCGGCTACGTGGCCGTCAAGAAGCTCACCTTCCTCCCCGACTGGTATTCGACGTTGGTCAAGGCCTATGTGCTTCTCAACTGCTACTACATTGCACTGGGCTTCCTCTACTTCGGTGACCGCCTGGCGGTCTACTCGTGGTCATTGACGCCTCTGGTCATGGCGGTGCCGTTCCTCGGCTATGAGGGCAGAGGCCAGATGCTACTGAAGCCGGGCCTTGTCATCGGACTCCTGATCTGGGCCGCGTACTTCGGAACGTTCGAGAACTTCAGCATTCGCTGA
- a CDS encoding lipopolysaccharide biosynthesis protein gives MPKGPFMLVTVGNIVSAAAQWYIVWLFARQDGAHAVGQYSGLLAILTPIFITTQLGLRNLYISLQRHVRWPVYLGLRLTTVLLSVVAGLAVIWHLGGIFDWQLAMAILLIKVSDSVADLFFARLQKAERLSAFGILLIADAFVTTAVVTFAMLATSSVIVALWGAAAVSILAAFSTGALGLRSPDPMAPGPAASQQVLSRFRTVPGDVGALLRAGVPLSLMQGIYSLLSYVPLGVVGLFGAPDDVGRYASAAYLVVFANLVGASAETVLLPGYRRRYQARGRIVLLRSVTATSVVTFIALTPLVVLAVLTGPRLLVSVYGADFSISRTAVLFLALAACITMPTYMISAMLLILNRYWATTVIGAASVLCVLVSGVIAGFSGMEAVEAGCLAVFVGSSVRYVGELVLCRLSRWPGQGSATRSANAEVLERSEVRGPDQESDDKARLQ, from the coding sequence ATGCCTAAGGGACCCTTCATGCTCGTGACTGTCGGCAACATCGTCTCTGCCGCGGCACAGTGGTACATCGTCTGGCTCTTTGCCCGGCAGGACGGGGCACATGCGGTCGGACAGTACTCCGGTCTGCTCGCCATTCTCACTCCGATCTTCATCACGACGCAGCTGGGTCTGCGAAATCTCTACATCTCCCTCCAACGGCACGTGCGATGGCCCGTCTACCTCGGTCTCAGGCTGACGACCGTCCTGCTCTCGGTGGTGGCGGGGCTGGCAGTCATCTGGCACCTCGGCGGGATCTTCGACTGGCAGCTGGCCATGGCGATCCTGCTGATCAAAGTCAGCGATTCCGTAGCCGATCTGTTCTTCGCCCGCTTGCAGAAGGCCGAACGACTCAGTGCCTTCGGCATCCTCCTCATCGCCGACGCCTTCGTCACCACCGCGGTCGTGACGTTCGCAATGCTCGCCACCTCGTCGGTGATCGTCGCGCTCTGGGGTGCGGCAGCCGTCTCGATCCTGGCCGCGTTCTCGACCGGGGCCCTGGGCTTGCGTTCCCCCGATCCGATGGCGCCGGGCCCCGCCGCGTCGCAGCAGGTGCTCTCACGGTTTCGGACTGTGCCTGGGGACGTGGGTGCGCTTCTGCGGGCCGGTGTCCCCCTGTCCCTCATGCAGGGCATCTATTCGCTTCTGTCCTACGTTCCGCTCGGCGTCGTCGGCCTGTTCGGAGCGCCCGATGATGTGGGACGCTATGCCTCGGCGGCCTATCTCGTGGTGTTCGCCAATCTCGTGGGCGCCTCGGCTGAAACGGTGCTCCTGCCGGGGTATCGTCGCCGTTATCAGGCCCGAGGCAGAATCGTGCTCTTGAGAAGCGTCACGGCAACGAGCGTGGTCACGTTCATCGCTCTGACTCCGCTGGTCGTCCTCGCCGTCCTCACCGGCCCCAGACTTCTGGTCAGCGTCTACGGAGCAGACTTCTCGATTTCGCGGACCGCTGTGCTGTTCCTGGCTCTGGCCGCCTGCATCACGATGCCCACATACATGATCTCGGCGATGCTGTTGATCCTCAACCGGTACTGGGCGACAACGGTGATCGGGGCTGCCTCGGTTCTCTGCGTCCTCGTCTCCGGGGTGATCGCAGGGTTCTCGGGCATGGAGGCGGTCGAAGCAGGATGCCTTGCCGTATTCGTCGGTTCCTCCGTCCGTTACGTGGGAGAGCTCGTCCTCTGCCGTCTCTCACGGTGGCCCGGGCAGGGCTCGGCGACGCGTTCAGCGAATGCTGAAGTTCTCGAACGTTCCGAAGTACGCGGCCCAGATCAGGAGTCCGATGACAAGGCCCGGCTTCAGTAG
- a CDS encoding lipid II:glycine glycyltransferase FemX has protein sequence MYTLRTVTPETYWRFLDRASTRARHTVGYQQTPEWAEARGAAWDPELLGWFDAHGVMSAGAVVRYRKLPGSDRRFAFIPQGPVLEWSAADLDSLLTPLRAYLMTRRVFAVRITPPLSLRRWDAATVRAGLSNPAITRFSQLSPDGLDDAGLDLVDVLSRLGWRRAPGDAATDASQPRLNFWLDLHCGSEEAVLAAMTKAWRKNIRKSERAGVTVGLGTDDDLPQAHRLYAQTAHRNGFSPQPIDYFTTLWTCLGQGFPGRFSMHFARHEGDVLAASATAQVGPRAQGIFAATGTARPQAKPSNALYWAIIRQAIVDSAEVFDIGGVDDTLDEADPASGLVRFKADMGADAHEYIGAWDLPLEPWFYAAFTRLLPAYTGTSNLLRDGADALRRLPARLRRLSVRPRRLSVRMRSRAGRQMQDPAHA, from the coding sequence ATGTACACGCTTCGAACGGTCACGCCCGAGACCTACTGGCGATTCCTCGATCGCGCCTCGACTCGGGCCCGCCACACAGTCGGCTATCAGCAGACACCGGAGTGGGCGGAGGCACGGGGCGCCGCCTGGGACCCTGAGCTGCTGGGGTGGTTCGATGCCCACGGTGTCATGAGCGCAGGTGCCGTCGTCCGATACCGGAAGCTGCCGGGCTCGGACCGACGCTTCGCCTTCATCCCTCAGGGCCCCGTGCTCGAGTGGAGCGCAGCCGACCTCGACAGTCTCCTCACACCGCTGCGGGCCTACCTGATGACGCGCAGGGTCTTCGCGGTGCGCATCACTCCCCCGCTGAGTCTGAGGCGGTGGGATGCTGCGACCGTGAGAGCCGGTTTGTCGAATCCCGCCATCACCCGTTTCAGCCAACTCTCACCCGACGGACTCGACGATGCAGGCCTCGACCTCGTCGACGTCCTGAGTCGTCTCGGGTGGCGTCGGGCGCCGGGCGATGCGGCCACGGATGCGAGCCAGCCCAGGCTCAATTTCTGGCTCGACCTGCACTGCGGAAGCGAGGAGGCGGTTCTGGCGGCTATGACGAAGGCGTGGCGGAAGAACATCCGCAAATCGGAGCGAGCCGGAGTGACAGTCGGCCTGGGCACCGATGACGACTTGCCTCAAGCACATCGGCTCTATGCTCAGACAGCGCATCGCAACGGCTTCTCTCCGCAGCCGATCGACTACTTCACGACGCTGTGGACCTGCCTGGGCCAAGGCTTCCCAGGTCGTTTCTCGATGCACTTCGCGCGGCATGAAGGCGACGTGCTCGCGGCGAGCGCGACGGCCCAGGTCGGCCCGCGCGCACAGGGCATCTTCGCCGCAACCGGCACCGCTCGGCCGCAGGCGAAGCCCTCGAACGCCCTCTATTGGGCGATCATCCGGCAGGCGATCGTCGACTCCGCCGAAGTCTTCGACATCGGAGGAGTCGATGACACCCTCGACGAGGCGGATCCGGCTTCCGGCCTGGTGCGCTTCAAGGCCGATATGGGTGCCGATGCGCACGAGTACATCGGTGCCTGGGACCTGCCTCTCGAGCCCTGGTTCTACGCGGCATTCACGCGACTGCTGCCGGCGTACACCGGCACCTCGAATCTGCTTCGTGACGGTGCCGACGCACTGCGCAGGCTTCCCGCCCGGTTGCGCCGGCTTTCCGTCCGGCCGCGCCGGCTTTCCGTCCGGATGCGCAGCCGGGCGGGTCGACAGATGCAGGATCCGGCACATGCCTAA